The DNA sequence agattcaggtttgttcaaatcatggccccctgggataggatggggccacaatagagaatcaaagttttagatagaaatatatagggggaatctttaaaactcttctcctcaagaactaATCAGCCACAacagctgagatttacatgaaagcttcctgacatagtgcagattaaatgttttacatagaaatattcagggaaaatctttaaaaatcttcctctttATGATTTTGGGTTCACGGTGATGGttcagaaccattgggccaaagaagttgacatttacatgaaaactttatgacatagtgcaaaAATCATatagcgatgtgacccatggacctcttgttaatgtttataatgcttaacttaggtatttctaatggtcagcaaactATCTGAATGTCAGTGGTCGAGTTACAAGAGAAATACGAATCTCCCAATTATCTGTtgatgtaaacaaggctcatgtcatgtttttgtttacataggttgatatacatgtactagtaaaagtttggtttaaagcagatttttttcaaattacatgtTGATTCTGAACAATATTTAATagttctagtgtttagcacatctcatgctattttctatgtaaataaaaacatggcatgagccttgtttacataacaaacaTTTGTGAATGCTGTATCTCACATGTAACTCAACAACTTGCGCTCAAagttttgctgaccattagaagtACTCCAGTTAAGCAATGTAAAcgttgaaaatggaaaaataaaattagcaaattttcagctcaaatcatgttcatgcccctttaaaCGTGGCCTTGTGAATTTGACTTGTTAATATCTGTTCTGAGTATTGCACTATTCTGTtgagagaagtcgagaggcatagctttcatcgacttctcttcgcaaacATTCATgctttgattctggaaaacgtataaatgccggagtcggtgacggtttgtACTTCGTCCGAGCTTTCGACTcggatgtgcctggatttacgcaatagacaagttgttttcaaaccaattttcaacatgtccccatTCCCGGGATTACGTCACTGGTCTATGTCCCCATTCCCGGGATTACGTCACTGGTctatgtcccctgtcccgggatTACGTCACTGGTCTATGTCCTCATTCCCGGGATTACGTCACTGGTCTATGTCCCCATTCCCGGGATTACGTCACTGGTCTATGTCCCCATTCCCGGGATTACGTCACTGGTCTATGTCCCCATTCCCGGGATTACGTCACTGGTTTTGGGAGAAGCTGTCACAATAGAGGACCTGTTAAGAAACGGCTGACGTcatcagagttgtgatttaaacccgggacaggagacatgttgaaaatggattaaaagcacgtAAGATAGCCAAGATAACgaatattgatcaatctcataactcctataagaaatgtATCTGGTGAGAACGAAATTCTGATTAAAATTCTTCAGCTGTTcacagatgaaaggtgaagataatgaacagtaatcaatctaataacccctataagcaatacaaaatagatggttgggcaaacacggacccctggacacgtcagaagtgggatcaggtgcctaggaggagtaagcatcccctatcgaccggttacacctgccgtgagccctatatcctgatcaggtaaacggagttatccgtagtcaaaatcggcctaacgaataaaaaaaatggagtATCTGtaataatatagggttattgaacttatattggtgaatattggcacgagttggctgtcaaaatgcacgagcttgcgagtgcattttgacagccaacgagtgtcaatattcacctatataagttcaataacccttttattatatagctaaagtgtttagttgttaaattatatcccttttcactcaaactactccaaaatagacgagaattcatcaatattggcatctaaggtgaaggtgtgcaatatcggcatgcatttcttaactgttcaatatttaatccgtcattaatgcatgaagcaaactgattttgtgaatggggacattataatttatgtacagtaaaacatttgcttaagtaaatatcaaataccggctctgtcagattcggaggaccgccgtctgccattttggcttgtttacgtcgttacggtaacgtcaatattgaacgctcatactcggaatgtttcgggcgcatacaatttacgcaatgcaaagttagcgttcaataaattctcgggatattgaacgctaactttctctagattttacgcagattttataatagactatttattagctatataataatgtcCATTATTGTTTGCGTGTAACACATATGAGGAAAAGCATACTGTAAtacaaaggaaaacaaaacaaataacaccAGTTTGGGGAAGTATATGTGAAAATGATAATCtgaatatgaattacaagaaCATTATAATTTTAGAGCGATTTGATAACATTTGCTCGAGATGTGTTGGGTTATTTATGACCGCGTCTAGCGACAACGTGccgtggagggggggggggggggggtgtatttcAGCTAGCAGTCGAATCAATATTGAATCTTATATCCTCCTTGATAATGATATGTCgctgtagcgatctaagtgagcgaatcaaaggatctaatttcaattagattgttTAGCTACAGGACTTAACGACACATGCTACGAACTTTAAAAAAGATTTACGTTTTCTTATAAGTAATATGAATACGATTTACCATATGGAATGCAATTCATTTCCGTGATTTCTCAATCAAGTCCAAACAGTGGGAAAGATATAGGAATGCCAATAGACCGGTCGACTTTAGCATCATAGGAAATTTACAGGCCCTCtccttttttagctcacctgagccgaaggctcaagtgagcttttctggtcaaaatttgtccgttgtctgtcgtcgttgtcgtaaacttttcacaattttatcttcttctccagaaccactgaaccaatttcaaccaaacttggccaaaagcattcttgggtgaagggctttcaagtttgttcaaatgaagggccatgtccctttcaaaggggagataatcacaaaaatgcaaaaatagggtggggtcatttaaaaatcttctcaagaaccactaagccagaaaagctgatatttacatgaaggcttcctgacataatgcagattcaagtttgttcaaatcatgagccccgggggttggatggggccacaataggggatcaaagttttacatacaaatatataagaaaaatcttcttctcaataaccagagtcagaaaagctgatatttacaagaaaactttctgacacagtgcagattcaagtttgttcaaataatggcccccggggggtaggatggggccacaagtggggggggggggtcaaagttttacatacaaatatagggaacatcttttaaaatcttcttctcaagaaccattgcgccaaagaagttaacatttacatgaacgctttctgacgtagtgtagattcaagttttcaaaaatcgcggcctccaggggtagttggggccataatagggactaaggttttacatgcaaatatatatggaaagtcttcagatatgggccaaggtgactcaggtgagcgatgtggcccatgggcctcttgttgaaggAATGCATAACTATTTTTATGGTTTCCGGACCATCTAGTACTCGGCAAATGTTAGCGACAAAAGTTCTCTATTTGTTTTAGTGGTGATGCGCAAAAGTATAGTTCTCTTCCATTCTACACTGACAGGTTGTAAACTGAGCTCTTCTTGTATTTAATAACATTGTGTTATATAAAATGATTACTACTCTATACAAGTCAAATGAATTCAAACTTTGAAATTAATTACACCCCAAAGAAGAcgcgaaaaaatatttttgttaacaGCGTCGTGATGTATAGGCAAGTCTGAATAAAGGGCGGAGAACTCTAATGGGAAGACATTTATGCGCCAGTACAAAGTGTCAGGAATACAAATTACTTTATTTAATTTAGCTTACACACTGTTTCAAAATGTGATGATACCAATGCGGTTagttaatttcaaaataagattaaaaaatactgtcatttagAATTTTCCGAATCACCCGCGTTTCGCGATTTTCGAAATTATTACTTTCACGCTAAACTTTGAACGACAAATCCACTCATTTGACACCCAAACAATTAGCACCCAGCAAGGTACATATTATTTATATTCCATATAATTAAAGGGTAGATATCATGCATTGATATATCAATTAACAGTTTAATTAATGAATTCACTATCATTAGCGTTCAATGCCCGTAAAGGAAACATTGCATGTTTAGTTACTTTCTAAATTTTGGTCAGTTGGACCACCAATCCAATTAAATTCAGATTATTTGATCCGCCCACAAGTAGTTTGCTATACAATATCAAAATGTGCAATTTTAATTAGTTTGGTTTGGCATCAGAGAGTTTTTGGTACAATCCAAAGAAAAGAGGGAAAAGTAAGTTATCTGATATAAtaggtacccccccccccctccatctCCGACAAAGATAAAGAAACAGACGGTCGTAGATGACGGTCTGATGCCACATTGTATTACGTTTTATAAATACTTCTGAAACAATTCATATTTGTCTTGGATACCAGCAAGTTATACAGAAATCGGAGAAATGTGCAAAGGTCCGGCAGAACGATACAACTGACGATGAAACACAAAAGAATTATCCCTAATGACCCGACGCAAACCATTTCCGGTCTGCTATCCTGCACGGAAATTTTGGTCCTTATAAAGCTGGATATCGTTTCTTTAGGGATCACCAAATTTCGACTTATATTTAATAGCCAAACTTCTAGTTCTGCTTGTGTCATGGTGAAATTCTTTGCTTGGGGGCATGGACACGGGCATAAAGCTCCCATGGCTTGACCTGACGATGAAGATATTGTAGACGTGGTTTGTTGCTGTGTTGATGTCACCACATGTGTTGTGGATGCATGTGAAGATGTATGGAGCCGTGTACTTGATGAAGATGTTGAAGTTGTAGTCGTTATAGGCGCATGCGTAGAGGAAGTTATCTGCTCATTCGTTGTTGAAGTTGTTTCTGGTGGAAGTGTATTGGAAGTTGTGGTCGTCATAGGCGCATGCGTAGAGGAATTTGTTATCTGCTCATTCGTTGTTGAAGTTGTTTCTGGTGGAAGTGTATTGGAAGTTGTGGTCGTCATAAGCGCATGCGTAGAGGAATTTGTTATCTGCTCATTCGTTGTTGAAGTTGTTTCTGGGTGAAGTGTACTTGGAGTTGTGGTTGTCATAGGCGCATGCGTAGAGGAAGTTATCTGCACATTCGTGGTTGAAGTCGTTTCTGGCGGAAATGTAGTGGTAGGCgttacttgaaaaaaaaatcaacaatgaGCATTTTAAAGTCAGCTTAAAGAATGTTTCGTGCTTATGCTCTTTGTATCACCCCACCCCCTACCTTCTCGTATTTTAGGTATGTGAAACGAATTTGTAAGGAGGCGTTAACCTTTTGTCACGCTGAGGTGGTAAAAATATTACCTTCACATCCAATAGCATCGAAACGTAAACTGCAATACTGGTTACAGTCCGTGGGATACAGTCTTAAATATCGAGCACTGACCTCTACCGGAAATACATTTGTGACCGGGGTAGAAGGGTCGCTATTGGCGGTAAATTCCTGTAAAATACAAAACGGCTTCACAAGCGTGGGATTGGAGTACTGATTTCAGGTTAATCAAACTAATTCATTATAAAACAATGTTATGAGTAGAGTAACATTAGGCAATTATACTATCAAAAGAGTGGATGTTCTCAATTATACTATCACAAGAGTGAATGTTCTATCAATTATACTATCAAAAGAGTGAATGTTCTATCAATTATACTATCAAAAGAGTGAATGTTCTCAATTATACTATCAAAAGAGTGGATGTTCTATCAATTGAGTGTCCTTATCAAACGCTAATACTATCACGTGGAGTGCCGAGTCGGATACGTATCCATTAAACGATGATACGAagaaacggggggggggggggcattatcAAACAATAATGATATCCAAAGAATGTAATGCAATAATGATATAAAAGAATTGTTATTGTTGAACAACATAAATCTATTTCTCCAATCTTATAAACATCCTGATGATCGATATAAGGACAGATGGCggcttattattattttttcagatatgtatatatgtgatcTACATTATGTGATTTTTCTGAAAtctaaataatttataattataatgtctaatttttataatatattacatggttttatttattgatgaaatatgtttactCTTCTCTTTACTAAATCAAtggaacattttttttctattgttaAATGAAAGATCAACGTTTTTTTTCTATTGTTAAATGAAAGATCAACGTTTTTTTTCTATTGTTAAATGAAAGATCAACGTTTTTTTTCCCATTGTGAACCTATGTATATATACTTTAGTAACTCGAACTGCATGTacttactaaatgtatattaaatgtCAGTACTTATTACAGTTTATCAAAGTACTTCCCATAGTAAACTTTAAAAGTACTCACTCAAGTAACAGTTTTACTATTGTAAAGTTGTTAAGTATAGTTACATAGATGTAAGactttcttgaaaaaaaaatgctttcaTTGGCTGTAATAAATACAAGGTACATTGCATCTAACTGGAGTAAAACGTAAAAGACGAATATTAAAACTGGCGAACAAATAGTACAATAATTAGTAAGCAAAGTTATGCAGAAATGTTGAAGACATCAGCTGGATGTAAGACATCAATGACATCGTTATTGCACAGCCCGGTACatatcttgtacatgtacatcggtATTACACAGCCCCGGTACatatcttgtacatgtacatcggtATCACACAGCCCCGGTACatatcttgtacatgtacatcggtATCACACAGCCCCGGTACatatcttgtacatgtacatcggtATCACACAGCCCCGGTACataccttgtacatgtacatcggtATTACACAGCCCCGGTAcatatcttgtacatgtaatataatggTAGGTGCAGGTACCAGTaagtactgtatatacatgtatagtagaTTAAGTCACACGAGGAATATAAACTTTCCACAGTCTCCTTATAGATACTGCATGAAAACAAGCATGTGTCACAATGATTTAATGTATCCTGGTTTAGATTAAAACCTAACAAATAATTATTGCATTTGCTGAATGAAATGTTGACATACGTTAGAGGCGCCGTGAATGACCGTTGTCCATGTCGAGGCCGTGTCGCTGTACTTCACCTGATATTTTTTCACCCACTCCAGCAGTGACGTTTCCCCCAGTCCTTTGGTCACTACCCCTTTAAGTCTAACTACCCTTTCGAAGTCCACCTGAAAATAGCGCCCATGACAGATGCGACAATGTGTTCAAGATAAGATTTTTCGGgcattcaaaattatcatacaaatataggaatgTAAATCAAACATATAATTCATAACCATTATCCTTACTGATATATCCCattgcatgtataaatatttcaaatatctaaattgtatgttacagtgttgtatgtgacagtgttgtatgtgacagtattgtatgtgacagtattgtatgtgacagtgttgtatgttacagtattgtatgtgacagtgttgtatgtgacagtattgtatgtgacagtgttgtatgtgacagtgttgtatgttacagtgttgtatgtgacagtattgtgtgtgacagtgttgtatgttacagtattgtatgtgacagtgttgtatgtgacagtattgtatgtgacagtgttgtatgtgacagtgttgtatgttacagtgttgtatgtgacagtattgtgtgtgacagtgttgtatgttacagtattgtatgtgacagtgttgtatgtgacagtattgtatgtgacagtgttgtatgtgacagtgttgtatgtgacagtgttgtatgtgacagtattgtatgtgacagtgttgtatgtgacagtattgtatgtgacagtgttgtatgtgacagtgttgtatattACAGTGCTGTATGTTACAGTGTTGTATGAAACAATGTtatatgtgacagtgttgtatgttacagtattgtatgtgacagtgttgtatgtgacagtgttgtatgtgacagtattgtgtgtgacagtgttgtatgttacagtgttttatgtgacagtattgtatgtgacagtattgtatgtgacagtgttgtatgttacagtattgtatgtgacagtgttgtatgttacagtattgtatgtgacagtgttgtatgtgacagtgttgtatgtgacagtgttgtatgtgacagtgttgtatgtgacagtgttgtatgtgacagtgttgtatgtgacagtgttgtatattacagtattgtatgtgacagtgttgtatgttacagtgttgtatgtgacagtgttgtatgttgcAATGTTGTATGTTACAGTGTTTTATgttacagtgttgtatgtgacagtattgtatgtgacagtgttgtatgtgacagtgttgtatgttacagtgttgtatgtgacagtgttgtatgttgcAATGTTGTATGTTACAGTGTTTTATGTtacagtgttgtatgttacaatattgtatgtgacagtgttgtatgtgacagtgttgtatgtgacagtgttgtatgtgatagtgttgtatgtgacagtgttttatgtgacagtgttgtatgtgacagtgttgtatgttacagtgCTGTATGTTAcagtatgtgacagtgttgtatattacagtattgtatgtgacagtgttgtatatgacagtgttgtatgttgcaatgttgtatgtgacagtgttgtatgtgacagtggtgtatgtgacagtgttgtatgtgacagtgttgtatgttacagtgttgtatgtgacagtgttgtatgtgacagtgttgtatatgacagtgttgtatgttgcaatgttgtatgtgacagtgttgtatgttacagtgtgtatgtgacagtgttgtatgttacagtattgtatgtgacagtgttgtatgtgacagtattgtatgtgacagtgttgtatgttacagtattgtatgtgacagtgttgtatgtgacagtgttgtatgtgacagtgttgtatgtgacagtattgtgtgtgacagtgttgtatgttacagtgttttatgtgacagtattgtatgtgacagtgttgtatgtgacagtgttgtatgtgacagtattgtatgtgacagtgttgtatgtgacagtgttgtatgttgcagtgttgtatgtgacagtgttgtatgtgacagtgttgtatgtgacagtgttgtatgtgacagtgttgtatgttacagtattgtatgtgacagtgttgtatgtgacagtgttgtatgttgcagtgttgtatgtgacagtgttgtatgtgacagtgttgtatgtgacagtgttgtatgtgacagtgttgtatgtgacagtattgtatgtgacagtgttgtatgtgacagtgttgtatgtgacagtgttgtatgtgacagtgttgtatgtgacagtgttgtatattacagtattgtatgtgacagtgttgtatgttacagtgttgtatgtgacagtgttgtatgttgcaatgttgtatgtgacagtgttttatgttacagtgttgtatgttacagtattgtatgtgacagtgttgtatgtgacagtgttgtatgtgacagtgttgtatgttacagtgTTTTATGTtacagtgttgtatgttacagtgttgtatgttacagtattgtatgtgacagtgttgtatgtgacagtgttgtatgtgacagtgttgtatatgacagtgttgtatgttgcaatgttgtatgtgacagtgttgtatgtgacagtgtttatgtgacagtgttgtatgtaacagtgttgtatgttacagtgttgtatgtgacagtgttgtatgtgacagtgttgtatgttacagtgttgtatgttacagtgtgtatgtgacagtgttgtatgtgacagtgttgtatgtgacagtgttgtatgtgacagtgttgtatgtgacagtgttgtatgtgacagtgttgtatgtgacagtgttgtatgtgacagtgttgtatgtgacagtgttgtatgtgacagtgttgtatgtgacagtgttgtatgtgacagtgttgtatgtgacagtgttgtatatgacagtgttgtatgttgcaatgttgtatgtgacagtgttgtatgtgacagtgttgtatgtgacagtgttgtatgtgacagtg is a window from the Ostrea edulis chromosome 5, xbOstEdul1.1, whole genome shotgun sequence genome containing:
- the LOC125651839 gene encoding mucin-5AC-like, whose product is MDVGIPPTCSPLFLMVIGIFVPTKGFDCQSYLVENVTDDQLTASSNYGPRYTAIEARLSNTRGWSPNTGQSDPWIQVDFERVVRLKGVVTKGLGETSLLEWVKKYQVKYSDTASTWTTVIHGASNEFTANSDPSTPVTNVFPVEVSARYLRLYPTDCNQYCSLRFDAIGCEVTPTTTFPPETTSTTNVQITSSTHAPMTTTTPSTLHPETTSTTNEQITNSSTHALMTTTTSNTLPPETTSTTNEQITNSSTHAPMTTTTSNTLPPETTSTTNEQITSSTHAPITTTTSTSSSSTRLHTSSHASTTHVVTSTQQQTTSTISSSSGQAMGALCPCPCPQAKNFTMTQAELEVWLLNISRNLVIPKETISSFIRTKISVQDSRPEMVCVGSLGIILLCFIVSCIVLPDLCTFLRFLYNLLVSKTNMNCFRSIYKT